A region of uncultured Anaeromusa sp. DNA encodes the following proteins:
- the pepF gene encoding oligoendopeptidase F yields the protein MMTNYCFTAFLAALLFLTAPTTLLAADKVPFRQDIAPQYQWHLQDIYASDAHWQQDYDKLKSQLPQLATYQGKLGASPQTLLQCLKQRDEMSITLGRLYSYAKMHRDENTATAAYQALTDKASSLGSLYMASASFIEPELLALSPETIPAFLRQEPALKEYSRYLQNLLRQRQHILSPAEEALLSKASELGQMPENTFDMLTNADLRFPDITDSQGTTLPLSEGKYRAYMSFSDRQLRQNAYLSLYRTYAQYRNTLASTLNGNIKSSHFFASTRKYPSTLAASLDNDNIPVAVYDNVITTVKQNLAPLHRYAAFKKAALGLDEFHLYDASAPVTQKVQPHYTYEEARQLVQAALEPLGSEYNTVLTQGITSGWIDVYENQGKQSGAYSWGTYGTHPFVFLNYEGTYDSVSTLAHELGHAMHTYYSYANQPFTTSDYSLFCAEVASQTNEILLVEYMLKHTQDTAVRKHLLEQYLDTILGSVYRQTQFAEFEKIIHERTAKGDALTADDFDAIWHNLNLQYWGPDAVLDKESDVGWSRIPHFYRNFYVYQYATGYAAATALSEQILTGGEPARQKYLQFLKSGSSDDPLQLLRRAGVDMATPLPLEITLQKFSRLLDELESL from the coding sequence ATGATGACAAACTATTGTTTTACCGCCTTTCTGGCGGCCCTCCTGTTTTTAACCGCTCCTACTACGCTTTTGGCTGCCGATAAGGTTCCCTTTAGACAAGACATCGCTCCTCAATACCAATGGCATTTGCAGGATATTTATGCCAGCGACGCGCACTGGCAGCAAGACTATGACAAACTTAAAAGCCAGCTGCCTCAACTCGCAACATACCAAGGAAAACTTGGCGCTTCCCCGCAAACGCTGCTGCAATGTCTAAAGCAGCGGGACGAGATGAGCATCACACTAGGCCGCCTGTACAGCTATGCCAAAATGCACCGCGATGAAAACACAGCTACCGCCGCCTATCAAGCGCTTACAGACAAGGCTTCCTCCTTGGGCAGCCTTTACATGGCGTCAGCTTCTTTTATCGAGCCGGAATTGTTGGCGCTTTCCCCTGAAACGATTCCTGCCTTCCTGCGGCAAGAGCCAGCACTTAAAGAGTATTCTCGCTATCTGCAAAATCTTTTACGCCAGCGTCAGCATATCCTTTCTCCAGCCGAAGAGGCTCTTCTTTCTAAGGCATCCGAATTGGGCCAAATGCCGGAAAACACCTTTGACATGCTGACCAACGCGGATTTGCGTTTCCCAGACATCACCGACAGCCAGGGAACCACATTGCCTCTGAGTGAAGGAAAATACCGCGCTTACATGTCTTTTTCAGACCGGCAGTTGCGCCAAAATGCATACCTATCTCTTTATCGAACCTATGCACAATACCGCAATACCCTTGCTTCTACCTTGAACGGCAATATCAAAAGCAGCCATTTTTTCGCCTCAACGCGGAAATATCCTTCAACCTTAGCAGCGTCTTTAGATAACGACAACATTCCCGTTGCCGTCTATGACAATGTCATCACCACGGTCAAGCAGAACCTAGCCCCCCTGCACCGCTACGCAGCCTTCAAGAAAGCAGCTTTGGGCCTTGATGAATTCCACCTGTATGATGCGTCTGCGCCTGTAACGCAAAAAGTCCAGCCGCATTACACCTACGAAGAAGCCCGTCAACTCGTACAGGCCGCTTTAGAACCCTTGGGCTCGGAATACAACACAGTGTTGACGCAAGGTATCACCTCTGGCTGGATTGACGTCTATGAAAATCAGGGCAAGCAGTCCGGCGCCTATTCTTGGGGCACCTACGGCACCCATCCCTTTGTGTTTCTAAACTATGAAGGCACTTATGACAGTGTATCTACGCTGGCCCATGAGTTAGGACATGCCATGCACACCTACTATAGTTATGCCAACCAGCCTTTTACAACCTCCGACTATTCTCTCTTCTGCGCCGAAGTCGCTTCTCAAACCAACGAGATTCTACTTGTCGAGTACATGCTAAAACACACGCAGGATACAGCCGTGCGCAAGCATCTGCTCGAACAATATCTGGATACCATCTTAGGCAGTGTGTATCGCCAAACTCAATTTGCAGAGTTTGAAAAAATCATTCATGAGCGCACCGCTAAAGGTGATGCGCTTACGGCCGACGATTTTGACGCTATCTGGCATAATTTAAATCTTCAATATTGGGGTCCTGACGCGGTACTTGATAAAGAAAGCGATGTCGGTTGGTCGCGGATTCCCCACTTTTATCGAAACTTCTATGTATATCAGTATGCCACTGGCTACGCAGCTGCAACAGCTTTAAGCGAGCAAATTCTCACCGGCGGCGAACCTGCCCGCCAAAAATACCTGCAGTTCTTAAAAAGCGGCTCTTCCGACGATCCTTTGCAATTATTACGACGGGCTGGCGTTGATATGGCGACTCCCTTACCTCTAGAAATTACACTACAAAAATTCTCCCGCCTTCTCGACGAACTAGAATCCCTATAA